A genome region from Columba livia isolate bColLiv1 breed racing homer chromosome 2, bColLiv1.pat.W.v2, whole genome shotgun sequence includes the following:
- the LOC135578743 gene encoding feather keratin-like, with the protein MACYDACRPCGPTPLANSCNEPCSLQCQDSRVVIQPPAVLVTLPGPILTSHPQSTAVGSSASAAVGNELGAQGVAVNSGAFGYGFGGLGCFGGRRGGYIC; encoded by the coding sequence atggcCTGCTACGACGCCTGCCGCCCCTGCGGACccaccccgctggccaacagctgcaacgagccctgttccctgcagtgccaggactcccgcGTCGTCATCCAGCCTCCCGCCGTGCTGGTCACCCTGCCAGgacccatcctcacctcccacccccagagcaccgCCGTCGGATCCTCCGCATCGGCTGCCGTGGGCAACGAACTCGGTGCCCAGGGAGTTGCTGTCAACTCCGGTGCTTTTGGCTACGGCTTTGGAGGCCTGGGCTGCTTCGGTGGCAGAAGGGGTGGCTACATCTGCTAA
- the LOC135578890 gene encoding feather keratin-like, with the protein MACYDVCRPCGPTPLANSCNEPCSLQCQDSRVVIQPPAVLVTLPGPILTSHPQSTAVGSSASAAVGNELGAQGVAINSGAFGYGFGGLGCFGGRKGGYIC; encoded by the coding sequence atggcCTGCTACGACGTCTGCCGCCCCTGCGGACccaccccgctggccaacagctgcaacgagccctgttccctgcagtgccaggactcccgcGTCGTCATCCAGCCTCCCGCCGTGCTGGTCACCCTGCCAGgacccatcctcacctcccacccccagagcaccgCCGTCGGATCCTCCGCATCGGCTGCCGTGGGCAACGAACTCGGTGCCCAGGGAGTTGCCATCAACTCCGGCGCTTTTGGCTACGGCTTCGGAGGCCTGGGCTGCTTCGGTGGCAGAAAGGGTGGATACATCTGCTAA
- the LOC135578889 gene encoding feather keratin-like → MACYDACRPCGPTPLANSCNEPCSLQCQDSRVVIQPPAVLVTLPGPILTSHPQSTAVGSSASAAVGNELGAQGVAINSGAFGYGFGGLGCFGGRRGGYIC, encoded by the coding sequence atggcCTGCTACGACGCCTGCCGCCCCTGCGGACccaccccgctggccaacagctgcaacgagccctgttccctgcagtgccaggactcccgcGTCGTCATCCAGCCTCCCGCCGTGCTGGTCACCCTGCCAGgacccatcctcacctcccacccccagagcaccgCCGTCGGATCCTCCGCATCGGCTGCCGTGGGCAACGAACTCGGTGCCCAAGGAGTTGCCATCAACTCCGGTGCTTTTGGCTACGGCTTCGGAGGCCTGGGCTGCTTCGGTGGCAGAAGGGGTGGCTACATCTGCTAA
- the LOC135578888 gene encoding feather keratin-like, which produces MACYAACRPCGPTPLANSCNEPCSLQCQDSRVLIQPPAVLVTLPGPILTSHPQSTAVGSSASAAVGNELGAQGVAINSGAFGYGFGGLGCFGGRRGGYIC; this is translated from the coding sequence atggcCTGCTACGCCGCCTGCCGCCCCTGCGGACccaccccgctggccaacagctgcaacgagccctgttccctgcagtgccaggactcccgtGTCCTCATCCAGCCTCCCGCCGTGCTGGTCACCCTGCCAGgacccatcctcacctcccacccccagagcaccgCCGTCGGATCCTCCGCATCAGCTGCCGTGGGCAACGAACTCGGTGCCCAGGGAGTTGCCATCAACTCCGGTGCTTTTGGCTACGGCTTTGgaggcctgggctgctttggtgGCAGAAGGGGTGGCTACATCTGCTAA
- the LOC135578744 gene encoding feather keratin-like, whose product MACYDVCRPCGPTPLANSCNEPCSLQCQDSRVVIQPPAVLVTLPGPILTSHPQSTAVGSSASAAVGNELGAQGVAINSGAFGYGFGGLGCFGGRRGGYIC is encoded by the coding sequence atggcCTGCTACGACGTCTGCCGCCCCTGCGGACccaccccgctggccaacagctgcaacgagccctgttccctgcagtgccaggactcccgcGTCGTCATCCAGCCTCCCGCCGTGCTGGTCACCCTGCCAGgacccatcctcacctcccacccccagagcaccgCCGTCGGATCCTCCGCATCGGCTGCCGTGGGCAACGAACTCGGTGCTCAGGGAGTTGCCATCAACTCCGGTGCTTTTGGCTACGGCTTCGgaggcctgggctgctttggtgGCAGAAGGGGTGGATATATCTGCTAA